A genomic region of Prionailurus viverrinus isolate Anna chromosome D4, UM_Priviv_1.0, whole genome shotgun sequence contains the following coding sequences:
- the SET gene encoding protein SET isoform X2 codes for MSAPAAKVSKKELNSNHDGADETSEKEQQEAIEHIDEVQNEIDRLNEQASEEILKVEQKYNKLRQPFFQKRSELIAKIPNFWVTTFVNHPQVSALLGEEDEEALHYLTRVEVTEFEDIKSGYRIDFYFDENPYFENKVLSKEFHLNESGDPSSKSTEIKWKSGKDLTKRSSQTQNKASRKRQHEEPESFFTWFTDHSDAGADELGEVIKDDIWPNPLQYYLVPDMDDEEGEGEEDDDDDEEEEGLEDIDEEGDEDEGG; via the exons aaaaagaacagcaagaagCAATTGAACATATTGATGAAGTACAAAACGAAATAGACAG aCTTAATGAACAAGCCAGTGAGGAGATTTTGAAAGTAGAACAGAAATATAACAAACTCCGCCAACCGTTTTTTCAGAAGAGGTCGGAATTGATCGCCAAAATCCCAAATTTTTGGGTAACAACATTTGTCAACCATCCGCAAG TGTCTGCACTGCTTggggaggaggatgaagaggcTCTGCATTATTTGACAAGAGTTGAAGTGACAGAATTTGAAGATATTAAATCAGGTTACAGAATAGATTTT TATTTTGATGAAAACCCTTACTTCGAAAATAAAGTTCTCTCCAAAGAATTTCATCTGAATGAGAGTGGTGATCCATCTTCAAAGTCCACTGAAATCAAATGGAAATCTGGAAAG GATTTGACGAAACGTTCAAGTCAAACGCAGAATAAAGCCAGCaggaagagacagcatgaggaACCAGAGAGCTTTTTCACCTGGTTTACTGACCATTCTGATGCGGGTGCAGACGAGTTAGGAGAGGTCATCAAAGACGATATTTGGCCAAATCCTTTACAGTACTACTTG gttcCTGATATGGATgatgaagaaggggaaggagaagaagatgatgatgatgatgaagaagaagagggaTTGGAAGATATTGATGAAGAAGGAGATGAGGATGAAG GAGGATGA
- the SET gene encoding protein SET isoform X1, translating to MSAPAAKVSKKELNSNHDGADETSEKEQQEAIEHIDEVQNEIDRLNEQASEEILKVEQKYNKLRQPFFQKRSELIAKIPNFWVTTFVNHPQVSALLGEEDEEALHYLTRVEVTEFEDIKSGYRIDFYFDENPYFENKVLSKEFHLNESGDPSSKSTEIKWKSGKDLTKRSSQTQNKASRKRQHEEPESFFTWFTDHSDAGADELGEVIKDDIWPNPLQYYLVPDMDDEEGEGEEDDDDDEEEEGLEDIDEEGDEDEGEEDEDDDEGEEGEEDEGEDD from the exons aaaaagaacagcaagaagCAATTGAACATATTGATGAAGTACAAAACGAAATAGACAG aCTTAATGAACAAGCCAGTGAGGAGATTTTGAAAGTAGAACAGAAATATAACAAACTCCGCCAACCGTTTTTTCAGAAGAGGTCGGAATTGATCGCCAAAATCCCAAATTTTTGGGTAACAACATTTGTCAACCATCCGCAAG TGTCTGCACTGCTTggggaggaggatgaagaggcTCTGCATTATTTGACAAGAGTTGAAGTGACAGAATTTGAAGATATTAAATCAGGTTACAGAATAGATTTT TATTTTGATGAAAACCCTTACTTCGAAAATAAAGTTCTCTCCAAAGAATTTCATCTGAATGAGAGTGGTGATCCATCTTCAAAGTCCACTGAAATCAAATGGAAATCTGGAAAG GATTTGACGAAACGTTCAAGTCAAACGCAGAATAAAGCCAGCaggaagagacagcatgaggaACCAGAGAGCTTTTTCACCTGGTTTACTGACCATTCTGATGCGGGTGCAGACGAGTTAGGAGAGGTCATCAAAGACGATATTTGGCCAAATCCTTTACAGTACTACTTG gttcCTGATATGGATgatgaagaaggggaaggagaagaagatgatgatgatgatgaagaagaagagggaTTGGAAGATATTGATGAAGAAGGAGATGAGGATGAAGGTGAagaagatgaagatgatgatgagggggaggaaggagag GAGGATGAAGGAGAAGACGACTGA